From the genome of Terriglobales bacterium, one region includes:
- a CDS encoding gamma-glutamyl-gamma-aminobutyrate hydrolase family protein (Members of this family of hydrolases with an active site Cys residue belong to MEROPS family C26.): MKPRIAIPVPHSSDKDYDDRALPQYKKAVEQAGGEVEVIPLDKSQEEVAQLLKRCDGVLLPGSSADLDPQKYSARRDPHTNPADPARDAVDELLLQDVHNMRKPLLGICYGLQALNVWRTGTLVQHIQSSVKHDAGRRVKKAHTVSVAPDSRLAKILSDAPNTELYPSPDFTAMQFKVNSSHHQAVKKTGSGLRVSARCPDDSIVEAVEGTEPDHWLIGVQWHPERTADEDPCSRALFTALVEAAREWHESPRAQGEPEGLPPSKFARPAKGKVK, encoded by the coding sequence ATGAAGCCTCGCATCGCCATCCCTGTTCCCCACTCCTCCGACAAGGACTACGACGACCGCGCCTTGCCGCAGTACAAGAAAGCCGTCGAGCAGGCCGGAGGCGAGGTCGAGGTCATCCCCCTGGACAAGAGCCAGGAAGAAGTCGCGCAACTGCTGAAGCGCTGCGACGGCGTGCTGCTGCCGGGCAGCTCCGCCGACCTCGACCCGCAGAAGTACAGCGCCAGGCGCGACCCGCACACCAATCCCGCCGACCCGGCGCGCGACGCCGTCGACGAGCTGCTGCTGCAGGATGTGCACAACATGCGCAAGCCGCTGCTGGGCATCTGCTATGGCCTGCAGGCGCTGAACGTCTGGCGCACCGGGACCCTGGTGCAGCACATCCAGAGCAGCGTGAAGCACGATGCCGGGCGGAGAGTGAAAAAAGCCCACACCGTGAGCGTCGCACCCGACTCACGGCTGGCCAAGATCCTTTCCGACGCCCCGAATACCGAGCTCTATCCCTCGCCCGACTTTACCGCCATGCAGTTCAAAGTGAATTCCAGCCATCACCAGGCGGTGAAGAAGACAGGCAGCGGCCTGCGGGTTTCCGCGCGCTGCCCTGACGACAGCATCGTCGAAGCCGTGGAGGGCACTGAGCCCGACCACTGGCTCATCGGTGTGCAGTGGCACCCGGAGCGCACCGCCGACGAGGATCCTTGCTCCCGGGCCTTGTTCACTGCATTGGTGGAAGCCGCCCGCGAATGGCACGAAAGTCCCCGCGCCCAGGGTGAACCGGAGGGCCTGCCACCGTCGAAATTTGCCAGGCCCGCCAAAGGCAAGGTCAAGTAG
- the folK gene encoding 2-amino-4-hydroxy-6-hydroxymethyldihydropteridine diphosphokinase, which yields MKKLVYLSLGSNVGERREYLEQAIRRLGELGEIRAVSALYETEPVEYTRQDWFLNCAVALETELMPKQFLARIRMIEQEAGRRRAVAKGPRTLDIDIVLFGEAVVDTGELVIPHPAMHARRFVLEPLAEIAPEARHPVLGRTVKELRDTLPAGDAKVRKIE from the coding sequence GTGAAGAAGCTGGTCTATCTTTCGCTGGGGTCGAATGTGGGGGAGCGGCGCGAGTATTTGGAACAAGCGATAAGGCGGCTGGGGGAACTGGGCGAGATCCGAGCGGTCTCCGCGTTGTACGAGACCGAGCCCGTCGAATACACGCGCCAGGATTGGTTCCTGAACTGTGCCGTGGCGCTGGAAACGGAACTGATGCCGAAGCAGTTCCTGGCACGAATCCGCATGATCGAGCAGGAAGCGGGGCGGCGGCGAGCGGTGGCGAAGGGCCCGCGGACGCTGGATATCGACATTGTGCTGTTCGGGGAAGCGGTGGTGGATACGGGCGAGCTGGTGATCCCGCATCCGGCGATGCACGCGCGCAGGTTCGTGCTGGAGCCGCTGGCGGAGATCGCGCCGGAGGCGAGGCATCCGGTGCTGGGACGCACGGTGAAAGAGCTGCGGGACACGCTGCCGGCGGGCGATGCCAAAGTGCGGAAAATCGAGTAG
- a CDS encoding protein kinase — protein sequence MVGQTISHYRILERLGGGGMGVVYKAEDLRLGRHVALKFLSADVSRDPMAIERFQREARAASALNHPHICVIYEIDQHQGEPFLAMELLEGSTLKHRIGGRPLEPALVARFGLELAEALAAAHAKGIIHRDIKPANIFVTLDHRVKILDFGLAKLLRPVSDLSATESLTETGVTAGTLPYMAPEQVLGKTVDARSDIYALGAVLYEMATGRRPFPETQGGQLVDAILHADLLPPSRFQPALPAELDRIILKCLSKDPEDRFQSAKDLAVDLRRLTAPAAATATRPAVPSRKRQVVAAAIVVAVLVLAVLIAFRPTASRERAAADAQPLRIESLAVLPLDNLSGDAEQDYLADGMTEALITELAQIEQLRVISRTSVMQFKATRKPLPQIAKVLGVDAIVEGSLQRSGDRVGINVQLIHAPTDRHLWARGYERDLRDVLALQREIARAISSEIRVKLTPQVEARLASSQPVNPVAYEATLKGFYYVRALQDVDKAPQYFQQALAADPRYARAHAGLAYYYMVAVGDWVIPNREAFPKAKQAALKAIDLDPTLAEAHTYLALAHFIYDLDWAAADREFRRAIELDPRSPDAHVWYGAYLSAMGNFPESENQIRRALQFDPLSFEANVFLGFQSYCARRYQAALAQFRNALELHPNYFWAYMLMGQVYQQTGQYAEAIRAFERARSLAPNGPPEILAGLAGSYALAGNRAEARTLFARLQATRRQRHVPPHDLATVALALGEQEQALDLLEDAYDARSWWVAWLAVDPRFDSLRSHPRFQNFIRRLNFPAAP from the coding sequence ATGGTTGGTCAGACCATCTCTCACTACCGCATCCTGGAAAGACTGGGCGGCGGCGGGATGGGTGTCGTGTACAAGGCCGAAGACCTCCGTCTCGGACGCCACGTAGCTCTCAAGTTCCTGTCCGCCGATGTCTCCCGTGATCCCATGGCCATTGAGCGCTTCCAGCGCGAGGCCCGCGCCGCTTCCGCCCTCAACCATCCCCACATCTGTGTGATTTATGAGATCGATCAGCACCAGGGCGAGCCCTTCCTGGCCATGGAACTGCTCGAGGGCTCTACCCTCAAGCACCGCATCGGTGGGCGGCCCCTCGAACCCGCCCTCGTGGCCCGCTTCGGCCTCGAGCTCGCCGAAGCGCTTGCAGCCGCGCACGCCAAAGGCATTATTCATCGCGACATCAAGCCCGCGAATATCTTTGTCACGCTGGACCATCGAGTGAAGATTCTGGACTTCGGGCTGGCCAAGCTGCTCCGCCCGGTCAGTGATCTCTCCGCCACCGAAAGCCTTACGGAAACCGGCGTGACCGCCGGCACCTTACCTTACATGGCCCCCGAGCAGGTGCTCGGAAAAACCGTGGACGCACGCAGCGACATCTACGCCCTGGGCGCTGTTCTCTACGAGATGGCCACCGGCCGCCGTCCCTTCCCCGAAACACAGGGCGGTCAGTTGGTCGATGCCATCCTGCACGCCGACTTGCTCCCGCCTTCCCGCTTCCAGCCCGCCCTACCCGCGGAATTGGACCGCATCATCCTCAAGTGCTTGTCCAAGGATCCCGAGGATCGCTTCCAGTCCGCCAAAGACCTTGCCGTGGACCTCAGGCGCTTGACCGCGCCTGCGGCCGCGACAGCCACCCGTCCGGCGGTTCCCAGCCGCAAGCGCCAGGTCGTGGCCGCGGCAATCGTTGTTGCCGTCCTGGTTCTCGCCGTGCTCATCGCCTTTCGGCCCACTGCATCCCGCGAGCGCGCTGCTGCGGACGCGCAGCCGCTGCGCATCGAATCCCTCGCCGTCCTCCCGCTCGACAACCTCTCCGGCGATGCTGAGCAGGACTACTTGGCTGACGGCATGACCGAAGCGCTTATCACCGAACTCGCGCAGATCGAGCAGCTTCGCGTCATCTCCCGCACCTCCGTCATGCAGTTCAAGGCCACCCGCAAGCCCTTGCCCCAGATCGCCAAGGTGCTGGGTGTGGACGCCATCGTCGAAGGCTCCCTGCAGCGCTCCGGGGACCGCGTGGGCATCAACGTGCAACTCATCCATGCCCCCACCGACCGCCACCTGTGGGCCCGAGGCTACGAACGCGACCTGCGCGACGTGCTCGCCTTGCAGCGCGAGATCGCGCGCGCCATCTCCTCCGAAATCCGCGTTAAGCTCACGCCCCAGGTCGAAGCCCGCCTGGCTTCCTCTCAGCCCGTGAACCCCGTCGCCTACGAAGCCACGCTGAAAGGTTTCTACTACGTCCGCGCTTTGCAGGATGTTGATAAGGCGCCGCAGTACTTCCAGCAGGCTCTGGCCGCAGATCCGCGCTACGCCCGCGCCCACGCCGGCTTGGCTTACTACTACATGGTCGCCGTCGGCGACTGGGTCATTCCCAACCGCGAAGCATTCCCCAAGGCCAAGCAGGCCGCCCTCAAGGCCATCGACCTCGATCCCACCCTTGCCGAGGCCCACACCTACCTGGCCCTCGCCCACTTCATCTACGACCTCGACTGGGCCGCGGCCGACCGCGAGTTCCGCCGCGCCATTGAGCTGGACCCCCGCTCGCCCGATGCCCACGTCTGGTACGGTGCCTACCTCTCAGCAATGGGAAATTTCCCCGAATCCGAAAACCAAATTCGTCGCGCCCTCCAGTTCGATCCCCTCTCCTTCGAAGCCAATGTATTTTTGGGCTTTCAGTCCTACTGCGCACGCCGCTACCAGGCGGCCCTCGCGCAATTTCGCAACGCTCTCGAACTCCATCCAAACTACTTCTGGGCTTATATGCTGATGGGACAGGTTTACCAGCAGACCGGCCAGTATGCGGAGGCCATTCGCGCCTTCGAGCGTGCCCGCAGTCTGGCCCCCAACGGCCCCCCGGAGATTCTTGCTGGGCTGGCTGGCTCCTACGCTTTAGCCGGAAACCGTGCCGAGGCGCGCACACTCTTCGCCCGTCTCCAGGCCACCCGCCGGCAGCGCCACGTCCCGCCCCACGATCTCGCCACCGTCGCCCTGGCTCTGGGCGAACAGGAACAGGCTCTGGACCTGCTCGAAGATGCCTACGACGCTCGCTCCTGGTGGGTCGCCTGGCTTGCTGTCGATCCCCGCTTCGACAGCCTCCGCTCCCATCCCCGCTTCCAGAACTTCATCCGCCGACTCAACTTCCCCGCCGCGCCCTGA
- a CDS encoding VTT domain-containing protein: protein MTDLSSKVAQYGLPFVFLNVLGEQFGLPIPAFPTLLVAGALVGMGLHSGPELLAAAVLACLIADTAWYGLGRYHGHRVLSALCRVSLSPVSCVRQTESLFERWGARSLIVAKFVPGFSTVAPPVAGATRLGAAAFLIYDGMGAVIWAGLGIGLGMIFHDAIDRVITYLESLGGWALVIVGAALGVFIFVKWRERKRFYNELRLARIGVEELNRLIAEGKAPVVVDVRSPAARRGDPRRIPGALLLDATELERKVPELPADREIILYCT from the coding sequence GTGACCGACCTTTCCTCCAAAGTGGCGCAGTATGGGCTGCCGTTCGTATTCCTGAACGTGCTGGGGGAGCAGTTCGGGCTGCCGATTCCGGCGTTCCCGACGCTGCTGGTGGCGGGCGCGCTCGTGGGCATGGGGCTGCACTCGGGGCCGGAACTGTTGGCGGCCGCGGTGCTGGCCTGCCTGATCGCGGATACGGCATGGTATGGACTGGGGCGGTACCACGGGCATCGGGTGCTGAGCGCGCTGTGCCGCGTGTCGCTCTCGCCGGTTTCGTGCGTGCGGCAGACGGAGTCATTGTTTGAGCGCTGGGGCGCGCGCTCGCTGATCGTGGCCAAGTTCGTTCCGGGATTCTCGACGGTGGCGCCGCCGGTGGCCGGCGCAACCCGGCTGGGAGCAGCGGCGTTCCTCATCTACGACGGAATGGGCGCAGTGATCTGGGCGGGGTTGGGCATCGGGCTGGGAATGATCTTCCATGACGCCATCGACCGCGTGATCACCTACCTGGAAAGCCTGGGAGGATGGGCGCTGGTGATTGTGGGCGCGGCGCTGGGGGTGTTCATCTTCGTGAAGTGGCGGGAGCGGAAGCGGTTCTACAACGAGTTGCGGCTGGCACGCATCGGGGTGGAAGAATTGAACCGCCTGATCGCGGAAGGGAAGGCGCCGGTGGTGGTGGACGTGCGCTCGCCCGCGGCGCGGCGGGGCGATCCGCGGCGCATCCCGGGGGCGCTGCTGCTGGATGCGACCGAACTGGAACGCAAGGTGCCGGAACTGCCCGCAGATCGGGAGATCATCCTCTACTGCACTTGA
- a CDS encoding SDR family oxidoreductase: MVPLSLEGKVALITGGSRGIGAATVRMFVQAGARVMFNYQRARAAAEALVKECGAERCSALQSDLASEGPAKALVEATVARFGRLDILVANHGIWPHEDIPIEQMTEEHWKRTFAVNLESVFGLVKHAVAQMKRQGKGGHIVLVSSTSGQRGEAFHVDYSATKGALISLTKGLSTELAPHGILVNSVAPGWVATEMVAPTLADPKSREWVLAAQPLRRLATPEEVAGPILFLCTEHAGYITGEILNINGGSVLVG, translated from the coding sequence ATGGTCCCGCTAAGCCTGGAAGGCAAGGTCGCGCTGATTACCGGGGGCTCGCGCGGCATCGGCGCGGCCACCGTCCGGATGTTCGTCCAGGCGGGGGCCCGGGTGATGTTCAACTACCAGCGAGCGCGCGCCGCTGCCGAGGCGCTGGTGAAAGAATGCGGTGCGGAGCGCTGCTCCGCCCTGCAGAGCGATCTGGCAAGCGAAGGCCCGGCCAAGGCGCTGGTCGAAGCAACGGTTGCCCGCTTCGGCCGGCTCGACATCCTGGTGGCCAACCACGGCATTTGGCCGCATGAGGACATCCCCATCGAGCAAATGACCGAGGAGCACTGGAAGCGCACTTTCGCCGTGAACCTGGAGAGCGTCTTCGGCCTGGTGAAGCACGCCGTGGCCCAGATGAAGCGGCAGGGCAAAGGCGGGCACATCGTGCTGGTCAGTTCCACTTCAGGCCAGCGCGGCGAGGCCTTCCACGTGGACTACTCCGCCACCAAGGGCGCGCTCATCAGCCTGACCAAGGGGCTCTCCACCGAGCTTGCGCCCCACGGCATCCTGGTGAATAGCGTGGCGCCCGGCTGGGTGGCCACGGAGATGGTCGCGCCCACCCTGGCCGACCCCAAGTCGCGCGAGTGGGTGCTGGCCGCGCAGCCTCTGCGACGGCTGGCTACCCCGGAAGAGGTCGCCGGACCCATCCTGTTCCTGTGCACCGAGCACGCCGGCTATATCACCGGCGAGATTCTCAACATCAACGGAGGGTCGGTGCTGGTGGGATGA
- a CDS encoding YceI family protein, translating to MKRVASLACVLVAAAAAVAQQPRAVDTERSHMTVRVLRGGLFSFAGHNHEIRAPITSGSVDETRGKVEIAVDARQLLVLDPDVDAKERQEVQETMHGPKVLDSARYPEIRFRSSEARKSGEEWTVRGELTLHGQTRPVEVRVKGGNGRYTGTAGVKQKEFGMEPVSVAGGTVKVKNEVKVEFEVVLK from the coding sequence ATGAAGAGAGTGGCCAGCCTGGCGTGTGTCCTCGTGGCGGCCGCGGCGGCGGTGGCGCAGCAGCCGCGGGCGGTGGATACGGAACGCTCGCACATGACGGTGCGGGTGCTGCGCGGCGGGCTGTTCAGCTTCGCCGGACATAACCACGAGATCCGAGCGCCGATCACGAGCGGAAGCGTGGACGAAACCAGGGGCAAGGTGGAAATCGCGGTGGACGCGCGGCAGTTGCTGGTGCTCGATCCGGATGTGGACGCGAAAGAGCGCCAGGAAGTGCAGGAGACCATGCACGGCCCCAAGGTGCTGGACAGCGCGCGCTATCCGGAGATCCGCTTCCGCTCGAGCGAAGCGCGGAAAAGCGGCGAGGAGTGGACGGTGCGCGGCGAACTGACCCTGCACGGCCAGACGCGCCCGGTGGAGGTGCGGGTGAAGGGAGGCAACGGGCGCTACACCGGCACGGCGGGCGTAAAGCAGAAAGAGTTCGGGATGGAACCGGTCAGCGTGGCCGGGGGGACGGTGAAGGTGAAGAATGAGGTGAAGGTGGAGTTTGAGGTGGTGTTGAAGTGA
- the lpxC gene encoding UDP-3-O-acyl-N-acetylglucosamine deacetylase, whose product MLFEQTIREPVGCRGVGLHSGAQVDLRILPAPAGAGVVFRRMDLDGFEVEATGRNVARVSYATSLMKKGVFISTTEHLLSAFIGMGLDNAIVELDNLELPILDGSALPFVEMVRRAGLKRQRRKRSYLRVRKEIELRDGDKFIAVYPADRYSVSYRINFPHPLIGREFFEVALGGVGMDAAAESEAYSREIAPARTFGFRHEEKAMRNMGLIRGATVENCIVLTREGVENGPLRFPDEFVRHKVLDLIGDLALVGRRIIGRVVADRAGHAMHTALVSLFLRDRSLWEEVTWDEVAQPAAVLA is encoded by the coding sequence TTGCTTTTCGAGCAGACAATCCGTGAGCCCGTGGGATGTCGCGGCGTCGGACTACACTCCGGCGCGCAGGTCGACCTGCGTATCCTGCCGGCGCCCGCGGGTGCTGGTGTCGTCTTCCGGCGCATGGACCTGGACGGCTTCGAAGTCGAAGCCACTGGGCGCAACGTGGCCCGCGTCAGTTACGCCACCAGCCTGATGAAAAAAGGCGTCTTCATCTCCACCACCGAACACCTGCTTTCGGCGTTCATCGGCATGGGCCTGGATAACGCCATCGTCGAGCTGGACAACCTCGAGCTTCCTATCCTGGATGGCAGCGCGCTGCCGTTCGTGGAGATGGTGCGCCGCGCCGGGCTCAAGCGCCAGCGCCGCAAACGCAGCTACCTGCGTGTCCGCAAAGAGATCGAGCTGCGCGACGGCGACAAGTTCATCGCCGTCTATCCTGCCGACCGCTATTCCGTTTCCTACCGCATCAACTTCCCACATCCTCTCATTGGCCGGGAGTTTTTCGAAGTCGCTCTGGGAGGGGTGGGAATGGACGCGGCCGCCGAAAGCGAGGCCTACAGCCGCGAGATCGCACCGGCCCGCACCTTCGGCTTCCGCCACGAGGAAAAGGCCATGCGCAACATGGGCCTCATTCGCGGCGCCACGGTCGAGAACTGCATCGTGCTCACCCGCGAGGGTGTGGAAAACGGTCCGCTGCGCTTCCCCGACGAATTCGTCCGACACAAAGTGCTGGATCTGATCGGCGACCTGGCCCTGGTGGGACGCCGCATCATCGGGCGCGTGGTGGCCGACCGCGCCGGCCATGCCATGCACACCGCCCTGGTTTCGCTCTTCCTCCGCGACCGCTCGCTCTGGGAGGAGGTCACCTGGGACGAAGTGGCCCAACCCGCCGCGGTGCTGGCCTGA
- a CDS encoding GGDEF domain-containing protein yields the protein MTTEAAGASDLRRRIQGLEARDVQLWGIALLLLLVVAAGVVGIILPNLAWNLGMLRADGRYLPQLLFGFIALVILANVYVMQQHLRVRKAREELIDQVLRNEALQWASLTDALTETFSRHYLTHVLPRELSRLERSGDPLTLLMMDVDEFKRVNTRLGHQAGDRLLAEVAHVLRRTLRNSDTIIRYGGDEFLALLWETGLRESERVVERVHAAVRAWNETHGHDGYRMSLSCGLAEYLRGRPVEVTVEAADQQMYRHKAQRVS from the coding sequence ATGACGACAGAGGCGGCGGGCGCTTCCGACCTGCGGCGCCGGATCCAAGGCCTGGAGGCGCGCGATGTCCAATTGTGGGGAATCGCGCTCCTGCTGTTGCTGGTGGTGGCGGCGGGCGTGGTGGGCATCATCCTTCCCAATCTGGCCTGGAACCTGGGGATGCTGCGCGCCGACGGGCGCTACCTGCCGCAACTGCTGTTCGGATTCATCGCGCTGGTGATTCTGGCGAACGTGTACGTCATGCAGCAGCACTTGCGCGTGCGGAAGGCCCGCGAGGAACTGATCGACCAGGTACTGCGTAACGAGGCATTGCAGTGGGCGTCGCTCACCGACGCCCTGACGGAAACCTTCAGCCGTCATTACCTGACGCACGTCCTGCCCCGGGAACTGAGCCGGTTGGAGCGCAGCGGCGATCCCCTGACCCTGCTGATGATGGACGTGGACGAGTTCAAGCGGGTCAATACCCGTTTGGGACATCAAGCCGGGGACCGGTTGCTGGCCGAGGTGGCGCACGTCCTGCGCCGCACCTTGCGCAACTCCGACACGATCATCCGCTACGGCGGAGACGAGTTCCTGGCCCTGCTGTGGGAAACCGGGCTGCGGGAGAGCGAGCGGGTGGTCGAGCGCGTGCATGCGGCGGTGAGGGCCTGGAACGAAACCCACGGCCACGATGGCTATCGCATGAGCCTGAGTTGCGGCTTGGCGGAGTACTTACGCGGAAGACCGGTCGAGGTCACAGTCGAGGCGGCGGATCAGCAAATGTACCGGCACAAGGCCCAGCGGGTGAGCTAA
- a CDS encoding HU family DNA-binding protein, translating into MGMTKTQLVRHMAEKIETSNKTAAAFLDALCDTAIKETKKSGVFVLPGLGRLKKVQRKARMGRNPQTGEAIKIPAKTTAKFYLAKAVKDAIAPKK; encoded by the coding sequence ATGGGCATGACCAAGACACAACTCGTCCGTCACATGGCCGAGAAGATCGAAACCAGCAACAAGACCGCGGCCGCGTTCCTCGACGCGCTCTGCGACACCGCCATCAAGGAGACCAAGAAGAGCGGCGTGTTCGTGCTGCCCGGTCTGGGCCGCCTGAAGAAGGTGCAGCGCAAGGCGCGCATGGGCCGCAACCCGCAGACCGGCGAGGCCATCAAAATCCCCGCCAAGACCACCGCCAAGTTCTATCTCGCGAAGGCCGTGAAAGACGCCATCGCGCCCAAGAAGTAA
- a CDS encoding response regulator — MALHALLLSRDPQVLGPMRQMLAEVRAEVEVCTSLRQAARLLERERFDAVVVDCDDMDGAADLLMELRHAAGNRRAIRFAILNGLTSVGTAFRMGANFVLDKPLCRERTTRSLRTAAGLAQRERRRYDRYPVDLAVSLTLPGAHAVYARAANLSEEGMLLETVDPIPAGSRLEIRFDLPGKRTPVEARGEVAWSDRQGRAGVRFLEILQMSRLQYRRWLEEKTAPEAPQFFVDATRRAC; from the coding sequence ATGGCCCTCCATGCCCTCCTGTTGAGCCGCGATCCCCAGGTTCTGGGACCGATGCGGCAAATGCTGGCCGAAGTGCGCGCTGAGGTGGAAGTCTGCACTTCGCTGCGCCAGGCGGCCCGCCTGCTGGAGCGGGAGCGCTTCGACGCGGTGGTGGTGGATTGCGATGACATGGATGGCGCCGCCGACCTCCTGATGGAGTTGCGGCATGCGGCGGGCAACCGGCGGGCGATCCGCTTCGCCATCCTGAACGGGCTTACCAGCGTGGGAACCGCCTTCCGCATGGGCGCCAACTTCGTGCTTGACAAGCCGCTGTGCCGGGAACGCACGACGCGCAGCCTGCGCACGGCGGCAGGGCTGGCGCAGCGGGAGCGGCGGCGCTACGACCGCTACCCCGTGGATCTGGCCGTTTCGCTGACGCTGCCGGGGGCGCACGCCGTCTATGCGCGCGCCGCCAACCTGAGCGAAGAAGGCATGCTGCTGGAGACCGTGGACCCCATCCCGGCGGGCAGCCGGCTGGAGATCCGCTTCGACTTGCCGGGAAAAAGAACGCCGGTCGAGGCCCGCGGCGAGGTGGCATGGAGCGACCGGCAGGGCCGGGCGGGCGTCCGCTTCCTAGAGATCCTGCAGATGTCGCGTCTGCAGTATCGCCGCTGGCTGGAGGAGAAGACCGCGCCGGAAGCGCCGCAGTTTTTCGTGGACGCTACGCGCCGGGCGTGCTGA
- a CDS encoding YceI family protein encodes MKRLQRTIFLLLAAVVALSPAAAAQTATFQIDTQHSSAQFSARHLLISTVRGNFHNVTGTVYLDEKDITKSRVEATIDTTTIDTREPKRDAHLKSADFLDVANFPTMTFQSTKVEKAGEGKLRVTGDLTIRGVTKPVVLEVEGPTPEIKDPWGNTRRGATARTKINRFDYGVSWDKTFDAGGLVVGETVEITIDLEMIKKG; translated from the coding sequence ATGAAGCGACTGCAACGTACAATCTTCCTCCTCCTCGCCGCAGTGGTGGCGCTGAGCCCAGCGGCGGCGGCCCAGACCGCGACCTTTCAGATCGACACGCAGCATTCGAGCGCGCAGTTTTCGGCGCGCCACCTGCTCATCAGCACGGTGCGCGGGAACTTTCACAACGTGACCGGCACCGTGTATCTGGATGAGAAAGACATCACGAAATCGCGCGTCGAGGCTACCATCGACACCACCACCATCGATACGCGCGAGCCCAAGCGCGACGCGCACCTGAAGAGCGCGGATTTCCTCGACGTGGCCAATTTCCCCACCATGACGTTCCAGTCCACGAAAGTGGAGAAGGCGGGGGAAGGCAAGCTTCGGGTGACGGGCGACCTGACCATCCGCGGGGTGACCAAGCCGGTGGTGCTCGAAGTGGAGGGCCCGACACCTGAGATCAAAGACCCGTGGGGCAACACGCGGCGGGGGGCAACCGCCAGGACCAAGATCAACCGCTTCGACTACGGAGTGAGCTGGGACAAGACCTTCGACGCCGGCGGCCTGGTGGTGGGCGAGACGGTCGAGATCACCATCGATCTGGAGATGATCAAGAAGGGGTAA
- a CDS encoding c-type cytochrome: MSPMRLAALLALSLSALAQDSVLARGEQIARTKCDTCHTLRNSGKPVVGFLAGGKTFGTVAAHNLTPDPSGISYFDEKLFFDALRNNKVGARKLKPLMTPVVKNLSDDDLRALFAYLKTIPPVQHRVDNTEPPTFCKLCKQRHGAGDRN, from the coding sequence ATGTCGCCCATGCGCTTGGCTGCCCTGCTCGCGTTGTCACTCTCCGCCCTTGCCCAGGATTCCGTTCTCGCCCGCGGCGAGCAGATCGCGCGCACCAAGTGCGACACCTGTCACACTCTGCGCAACTCTGGCAAACCCGTCGTCGGCTTTCTCGCCGGCGGCAAGACGTTCGGCACCGTGGCGGCGCACAACCTCACGCCCGACCCTTCCGGCATCTCCTACTTTGATGAGAAGCTTTTCTTCGACGCACTGCGCAACAACAAGGTGGGCGCGCGCAAGCTTAAGCCCCTCATGACTCCCGTCGTCAAGAATCTCTCCGACGACGACCTGCGCGCCCTGTTCGCCTATCTCAAGACCATCCCGCCCGTGCAGCACCGCGTGGACAATACCGAACCGCCCACTTTCTGCAAGCTCTGCAAGCAGCGCCACGGCGCCGGCGACAGGAACTGA
- a CDS encoding MarR family transcriptional regulator: MAGRLQREILQTKPFQALEEEAYLNLKRTADVLARAEVGTLKREGLSGAQYNVLRILRGAGKAGLACSEIAARMVTRDPDVTRLLDRLEKRGLAQRARDGRDRRVVTVRISAAGLRILKRLDGPVLEAHRRQLGHMKRTELRRLIGLLEKARAIGTGRSNGSRRD; this comes from the coding sequence ATGGCAGGCAGACTGCAACGCGAGATCCTGCAGACCAAGCCGTTCCAGGCGCTGGAGGAAGAAGCCTACCTCAACCTGAAGCGCACGGCCGACGTGCTGGCGCGGGCGGAGGTGGGAACCCTGAAGCGGGAAGGCCTTTCGGGAGCGCAGTACAACGTACTGCGCATCCTGCGCGGGGCAGGGAAGGCGGGGCTGGCGTGCAGTGAGATCGCGGCGCGCATGGTCACGCGCGACCCGGACGTCACGCGCCTCCTGGACCGCCTGGAAAAGCGCGGCCTGGCGCAACGCGCGCGGGACGGAAGGGACCGGCGCGTGGTCACCGTGCGTATCAGCGCGGCGGGGTTGCGCATCCTGAAGAGGCTGGACGGGCCGGTGCTGGAAGCGCACCGGCGGCAGCTCGGACACATGAAGCGGACGGAGCTGCGCCGGCTGATCGGGCTGCTGGAAAAGGCCCGCGCCATCGGGACCGGTCGTAGCAACGGCTCACGTCGAGATTAA